Proteins co-encoded in one Pleurodeles waltl isolate 20211129_DDA chromosome 2_2, aPleWal1.hap1.20221129, whole genome shotgun sequence genomic window:
- the CEBPD gene encoding CCAAT/enhancer-binding protein delta produces MSALYSLEPALCYRNWSMEPANFYTESRADKPGGRGPPCAPQQQQQQQPADGEEDGERGSGTLAELSAAPAIYDDESAIDFSSYIDAMSAVPTLELCHDELFADLFNHSQPQAKAEPRAQDFQYLGGGGGPQLKDLSALSSLLGGAAPQARAAVKQEPAWSDGDLSSPLPSQVAACAQTAVQLPGGPQPTPPTSPEPSSSCSSGRSPGLCGGGGGGKERHGKKSLDRGSPEYRQRRERNNIAVRKSRDKAKQRNQDMQQRLLELSSENERLHKRIELLSRDLAGLRHFFKQLPAAAQAFAPQPAGVPSGVDCR; encoded by the coding sequence ATGAGCGCCCTGTACAGCCTGGAGCCCGCGCTGTGCTACAGGAACTGGTCCATGGAGCCGGCCAACTTCTACACCGAGAGCCGGGCGGACAAGCCGGGGGGCCGGGGGCCGCCGTGcgcgccgcagcagcagcagcagcagcagccggcGGACGGCGAGGAGGACGGCGAGCGCGGCTCCGGGACCCTGGCCGAGCTCAGCGCCGCGCCCGCCATCTACGACGACGAGAGCGCCATCGACTTCAGCTCGTACATCGACGCCATGTCGGCGGTGCCCACCCTGGAGCTGTGCCACGACGAGCTCTTCGCCGACCTCTTCAACCACAGCCAGCCGCAGGCCAAGGCCGAGCCCCGGGCGCAGGACTTCCAGTACCTGGGCGGCGGCGGCGGGCCGCAGCTCAAGGACCTGAGCGCGCTCTCGTCGCTGCTGGGCGGCGCGGCTCCGCAGGCCCGGGCCGCCGTCAAGCAGGAGCCCGCCTGGAGCGACGGCGACCTCTCCTCCCCGCTGCCCTCGCAGGTGGCCGCCTGCGCCCAGACGGCCGTGCAGCTGCCCGGGGGCCCGCAGCCCACGCCGCCCACCTCCCCGGAGCCCAGCTCCTCGTGCTCCAGCGGCCGCTCGCCCGGCCTgtgcggcggcggcggcggcggcaagGAGCGGCACGGCAAGAAGAGCCTGGACCGCGGCAGCCCCGAGTACCGGCAGCGGCGGGAGCGCAACAACATCGCCGTGCGCAAGAGCCGCGACAAGGCCAAGCAGCGCAACCAGGACATGCAGCAGCGGCTGCTCGAGCTCTCCAGCGAGAACGAGCGGCTGCACAAGCGCATCGAGCTGCTCTCCCGGGACCTGGCCGGCCTGCGGCACTTCTTCAAGCAGCTGCCGGCCGCCGCGCAGGCCTTCGCCCCGCAGCCCGCCGGCGTGCCCAGCGGCGTGGACTGCCGGTGA